One Corynebacterium yudongzhengii DNA window includes the following coding sequences:
- a CDS encoding CPBP family intramembrane glutamic endopeptidase: MTNNRRLWAEILVVTAVTFGTSGLRAILRLIDDLLAPTSLNEQQVTLNQSQSPLPLLDVALQLSSALVLFAWGALALLLLAYDGRRLTDPRASDLGWGALLAAIIGIPGLALYVTAVQLGLSKVVVPTGFDNAFTEIPLLLTWSAANAFGEEIVVVAWLMTRLRQLRIPLAGALAASALLRGSYHLYQGISAGLGNIVMGVVYGWFFARTGRITPLIIAHFLIDAIAFVGYALLAPHLGWLLPTPGGT, translated from the coding sequence GTGACGAATAACCGCCGCCTCTGGGCCGAGATCCTCGTGGTCACGGCGGTCACCTTCGGCACCTCGGGGCTGCGGGCGATCCTGCGGCTTATCGACGACCTGCTCGCCCCCACCTCCCTCAACGAGCAACAGGTCACCCTCAACCAGTCGCAGTCACCGCTGCCGCTTCTCGACGTCGCCCTCCAACTCAGCTCCGCCCTCGTCCTTTTCGCCTGGGGAGCACTCGCCCTGCTGCTTCTGGCTTATGACGGCCGGCGCCTGACCGATCCGCGGGCCTCGGATCTGGGGTGGGGTGCGCTTCTCGCCGCGATCATCGGCATCCCCGGGCTCGCGCTCTATGTCACCGCGGTGCAGCTAGGCCTCTCGAAGGTGGTGGTGCCGACGGGCTTTGATAACGCCTTCACCGAAATCCCGCTGCTGTTGACCTGGTCGGCGGCGAACGCGTTCGGCGAGGAGATCGTCGTGGTCGCCTGGCTGATGACGCGCCTGCGCCAGCTGCGCATCCCCTTGGCCGGGGCGCTGGCGGCCTCCGCCCTGCTGCGTGGCTCTTACCACCTCTACCAGGGGATTTCGGCCGGGCTCGGCAACATCGTCATGGGCGTGGTCTACGGGTGGTTTTTCGCCCGCACCGGGCGGATCACCCCGCTGATCATCGCCCACTTTCTTATCGACGCCATCGCCTTCGTCGGCTACGCCCTCCTCGCACCCCACCTGGGGTGGCTACTGCCGACTCCGGGCGGCACCTAA
- a CDS encoding LCP family protein encodes MTDHQEPRDPGRHERRRVRPQVNRSGGPRDEAGDYVLDRNGNPLIDRYGRPVRARQRPSDQRPLRRPRREPAAEQRPGRPIQHPPPPRRRPPRSPQQPPRRRPPRSPQQPPRPPKPRVGGASGPRRRAPRRRRRGPGCLGCGGLVVATLLVVTLVAVLLADARLTRIDASPEPAIESTAGTNWLLVGSDSRQGLTEEQQAELGTGGEVDIGRTDTIMLLHIPFGTGESRLVSLPRDSLVNIPGYGENKINAAFTFGGPKLLATTVEQNTGLNIDHYAEIGMGGLANLVDAVGGVEICVDEPITDPLANIDLQAGCQTMDGPTALGYVRTRATSQGDLDRVARQREFFAALLGEATSPATLLNPFDAIPLVYHGSGTFTVGEGDHVWHLARLALAMGTGTTTETVPIAGFQDTSVGNVVIWDETAAEEMFASMR; translated from the coding sequence ATGACTGATCACCAGGAGCCCCGGGACCCGGGCCGGCACGAACGCCGCCGGGTACGCCCGCAAGTCAACCGCTCCGGTGGTCCTCGCGACGAGGCCGGCGACTACGTCCTCGACCGCAACGGCAACCCACTGATCGACCGTTACGGCCGCCCCGTCCGCGCCCGGCAGCGCCCGAGTGACCAGCGCCCGCTCCGGCGGCCGCGTCGCGAACCCGCCGCCGAGCAGCGCCCCGGACGCCCCATCCAGCACCCACCGCCGCCGCGCCGACGCCCGCCGCGCTCCCCGCAACAGCCGCCGCGCCGACGCCCGCCGCGCTCCCCGCAACAGCCGCCGCGCCCACCCAAGCCGCGCGTCGGGGGTGCCTCCGGACCGCGCCGCCGCGCCCCGCGCCGACGCCGGCGCGGTCCGGGCTGCCTGGGTTGTGGTGGGCTGGTCGTCGCCACGCTGCTGGTGGTGACGCTGGTGGCGGTCTTGCTTGCCGACGCCCGCCTCACCCGCATCGACGCCTCCCCCGAACCCGCTATCGAATCGACCGCGGGCACGAACTGGCTGCTCGTCGGTTCCGACTCCCGCCAAGGCCTCACGGAGGAACAGCAGGCAGAGCTCGGCACGGGCGGCGAGGTCGACATCGGGCGTACCGACACGATCATGCTCCTGCACATCCCGTTCGGAACCGGGGAGTCGCGGCTGGTTTCGCTGCCGCGTGACTCGCTCGTCAACATCCCCGGCTACGGCGAGAACAAGATCAACGCCGCGTTCACCTTCGGCGGGCCGAAGCTGCTGGCCACCACGGTCGAGCAAAACACGGGCCTGAACATCGATCACTACGCTGAGATCGGCATGGGCGGGCTGGCGAATCTGGTCGACGCCGTCGGTGGTGTCGAGATCTGCGTCGACGAACCGATCACCGACCCGCTCGCCAACATCGACCTGCAGGCCGGCTGCCAAACCATGGACGGCCCGACCGCTCTGGGATACGTGCGCACCCGCGCCACCTCCCAAGGCGACCTCGACCGCGTGGCGCGCCAACGCGAGTTCTTCGCCGCCCTCCTCGGTGAGGCCACCAGCCCGGCGACCCTGCTCAACCCCTTCGACGCGATCCCGCTGGTCTACCACGGATCCGGCACCTTCACCGTCGGCGAAGGCGACCACGTCTGGCACCTCGCCCGCCTGGCGCTGGCGATGGGCACTGGCACGACCACCGAAACCGTGCCCATCGCCGGGTTCCAGGACACGTCGGTCGGCAACGTCGTGATCTGGGACGAGACCGCCGCCGAGGAGATGTTCGCCTCGATGCGGTAG
- a CDS encoding DUF5926 family protein, whose amino-acid sequence MAKKNRKKQKDENLPEGMSRRQAKIAARQAERAALEKESRPFAGLACEAELVALQEFVPSATAKLPVKGAERDVYLGTVLPGAGAALVRDEEYGGEALVGLQVQKRSHNPGRDLAYALNWAITAEPGETIESTVADGNQPELQSLIDSSTTLTIDVHDDFSWWTPDNAPVAPEVQQAVQRANDSIAFTRRVTADVPGSAWWTNPGGGKAYLRWIRVDEDENALLAALARVAARGDLHLGENTKFAGVFRTHGLVVPVFDLHDTDKPSDAYDEELVRVNDALSAEITNDVQLTADERKQLQNIKSRQVTIR is encoded by the coding sequence ATGGCCAAGAAGAACCGTAAGAAGCAGAAGGACGAGAACCTGCCGGAGGGCATGAGCCGTCGGCAGGCGAAGATCGCCGCCCGGCAGGCCGAGCGCGCCGCCCTCGAAAAGGAATCCCGCCCGTTCGCCGGGCTCGCCTGCGAGGCCGAGCTCGTCGCCCTGCAGGAGTTTGTCCCCTCCGCCACGGCGAAGCTCCCCGTCAAGGGTGCCGAGCGCGACGTCTACCTCGGCACCGTGCTGCCCGGCGCCGGCGCTGCCCTGGTGCGCGACGAGGAGTACGGCGGCGAGGCGCTCGTCGGACTGCAGGTGCAGAAGCGCTCCCACAACCCAGGCCGCGACCTCGCCTACGCCCTGAACTGGGCGATCACCGCTGAGCCGGGCGAGACGATCGAATCCACCGTCGCCGACGGCAACCAGCCGGAGCTTCAGTCGCTCATCGACTCTTCCACCACCCTCACCATCGACGTCCACGATGACTTCTCCTGGTGGACCCCGGACAATGCCCCGGTGGCGCCGGAGGTGCAGCAGGCCGTCCAGCGCGCGAACGACTCGATCGCCTTCACGCGCCGGGTCACCGCCGACGTCCCGGGCTCCGCGTGGTGGACCAACCCCGGCGGCGGCAAGGCATACCTGCGCTGGATCCGCGTCGACGAGGACGAAAACGCGCTGCTGGCGGCGCTGGCCCGCGTTGCTGCCCGCGGGGATCTGCACCTCGGGGAGAACACCAAGTTCGCCGGCGTGTTCCGTACCCACGGTCTCGTCGTTCCCGTCTTTGACCTGCACGACACCGACAAGCCCTCCGACGCCTACGACGAAGAACTCGTCCGCGTCAACGACGCCCTCAGCGCCGAAATCACCAACGACGTCCAGCTCACCGCCGACGAGCGCAAGCAGCTGCAGAACATCAAGTCCCGCCAGGTCACGATTCGGTAG
- a CDS encoding glycerophosphodiester phosphodiesterase family protein — protein MKIVAHRGLAPGYQELTRAAYEYTLGLPIHGVECDVRLCRSGELVLHHDRRIGRTNVGGEHFTKISELTLDELRRENFGTPANPQTILTLPELLEMIVDAGDKHLYLEIKHPSRYGRMQEERIRQDLIYAGLLHDERIHVISFSHTSMRRMAELIPDIDRIYLRRHWELRYNPKDLMLSSPTGLGLSVGTAKLRPDLVGAQELPTYLWTTNSSADMKFGQKVGADIVATDYPEKALATYGQLASVD, from the coding sequence ATGAAGATTGTCGCTCACCGGGGGCTGGCACCCGGGTATCAGGAACTGACCCGCGCGGCCTACGAGTACACCCTCGGGCTGCCGATCCACGGCGTCGAGTGCGACGTGCGGCTGTGCCGCTCCGGGGAGTTGGTCCTGCACCACGACCGCCGCATCGGGCGGACCAACGTCGGCGGTGAGCACTTCACCAAGATCTCCGAGCTCACCCTCGACGAGCTGCGCCGCGAAAACTTCGGCACACCAGCTAATCCGCAGACGATCCTCACCCTGCCGGAGCTTCTCGAGATGATCGTCGACGCCGGCGACAAGCACCTCTACCTCGAGATCAAGCACCCCTCCCGCTACGGGCGCATGCAGGAAGAACGCATCCGCCAGGACCTCATCTACGCTGGGTTGCTTCACGACGAGCGCATCCACGTCATCTCCTTCTCCCACACCTCGATGCGGCGGATGGCGGAGCTGATACCCGACATCGACCGCATCTACCTGCGTCGTCACTGGGAGTTGCGCTACAACCCGAAAGACCTCATGCTCTCCTCGCCGACCGGCTTGGGACTCTCGGTGGGCACCGCGAAACTGCGCCCCGATCTCGTCGGCGCGCAGGAGCTGCCGACCTACCTGTGGACCACCAACAGCTCCGCCGACATGAAGTTCGGCCAGAAGGTCGGCGCCGATATCGTGGCCACCGATTATCCAGAGAAGGCCCTGGCCACCTACGGTCAGCTCGCTTCGGTAGATTAG